Proteins encoded together in one Corallococcus soli window:
- a CDS encoding serine/threonine-protein kinase: protein MSSELICETCGLTVPSDTAVCPRDGTVVLSSFQPTPPEPKVIVEHQGTEATAITDPLIGLKLGEYELRSRIGVGGMGLVYDGIQPLIGKRVAVKVLRPELAHSSEQVARLLAEARAVNAIRHRGIIDIFGFGQLPDGRQYIVMEYLDGQPLDAILAEKGRLPVTEALALLEEVLAALGAAHGAGVVHRDLKPSNIFLVRQPDGSRYVKLLDFGLAKRGEGPTGRTAQTRTDMVVGTPEYMAPEQARGQSVGPMTDLYAMGVVTFEMITGRLPFIGSSPVDLLMKHVEARPPRPSEFVSDLPPAVDAFILQMLTKDPETRPNSADVLRQHLTRLRRTLRATRTNPTAPAPTEESPPRPSAAASDAEARRPTTQVPAPVPTEWVVPQDEGAHSPRRFVPIAIGAAVLLTAVGVVIATRAPGEARPAAAVVVASPPPAPKAVALLPPPPPEVVAAPVPETPAPPPVVEAAPPKPSAPIKATTARTARDDGTASAPPKRSESLSEDAVHGRILVVSDLVAKSSRFTSNPGKQKAALNYMDSLIKDNQDAKSVQERAEIIEALDGWKRANLK from the coding sequence ATGTCTTCCGAGCTGATCTGCGAAACCTGTGGCCTCACCGTTCCGTCCGACACGGCGGTGTGCCCTCGTGATGGCACCGTCGTGCTGTCGTCGTTCCAACCGACTCCGCCGGAACCGAAGGTCATCGTGGAGCACCAGGGAACCGAAGCCACCGCCATCACCGACCCCCTCATCGGCCTGAAGCTGGGCGAGTACGAGCTGCGCTCGCGCATCGGCGTGGGCGGCATGGGGCTCGTCTACGACGGCATCCAGCCCCTCATCGGCAAGCGCGTCGCCGTGAAGGTGCTGCGCCCGGAGCTGGCGCACTCCTCCGAACAGGTGGCCCGCCTCCTCGCGGAGGCCCGCGCCGTCAACGCCATCCGCCACCGCGGCATCATCGACATCTTCGGCTTCGGCCAGCTCCCTGACGGTCGCCAGTACATCGTCATGGAGTACCTGGACGGTCAGCCGCTCGACGCCATCCTCGCGGAGAAGGGCCGGCTGCCCGTCACGGAGGCCCTGGCGCTGCTCGAAGAGGTGCTCGCCGCCCTGGGCGCCGCGCACGGCGCGGGCGTGGTGCACCGCGACCTGAAGCCCAGCAACATCTTCCTGGTGCGCCAGCCGGACGGCTCGCGCTACGTGAAGCTGCTGGACTTCGGGCTCGCCAAGCGCGGCGAAGGCCCCACCGGCCGCACCGCGCAGACGCGCACCGACATGGTCGTCGGCACCCCGGAGTACATGGCGCCGGAGCAGGCCCGGGGCCAGTCCGTGGGCCCCATGACGGACCTGTACGCCATGGGCGTCGTCACCTTCGAGATGATCACCGGCCGGCTGCCCTTCATCGGCAGCTCGCCCGTGGACCTCCTCATGAAGCACGTGGAGGCGCGCCCGCCCCGGCCGTCGGAGTTCGTCTCCGACCTGCCTCCCGCCGTGGACGCCTTCATCCTCCAGATGCTCACGAAGGACCCGGAGACGCGCCCCAACTCCGCGGACGTCCTGCGCCAGCACCTGACCCGCCTGCGCCGCACCCTCCGGGCCACCCGCACCAACCCCACCGCGCCCGCGCCCACCGAGGAGTCCCCGCCCCGGCCCAGCGCCGCCGCCAGCGACGCGGAGGCGCGCCGCCCCACCACCCAGGTGCCCGCGCCGGTCCCGACCGAATGGGTCGTGCCCCAGGATGAAGGGGCCCACTCACCCCGGCGCTTCGTGCCCATCGCCATTGGCGCGGCCGTGCTCCTCACCGCCGTGGGCGTGGTCATCGCCACGCGCGCGCCTGGCGAAGCGCGCCCCGCCGCCGCTGTCGTCGTCGCCTCTCCGCCGCCCGCGCCCAAGGCCGTGGCCCTCCTTCCACCACCTCCACCGGAGGTCGTCGCGGCGCCCGTGCCGGAGACGCCCGCGCCGCCGCCCGTGGTGGAGGCCGCGCCGCCAAAGCCGAGCGCCCCCATCAAGGCCACGACGGCGAGGACCGCCCGAGATGACGGCACGGCGTCAGCGCCCCCCAAGCGCTCCGAGTCATTGAGCGAGGACGCGGTCCATGGCCGGATCCTCGTGGTGTCCGACCTCGTCGCGAAGAGTTCTCGCTTCACCAGCAACCCCGGGAAGCAGAAGGCCGCGCTCAACTACATGGACAGCTTGATCAAGGACAACCAGGACGCGAAGAGCGTCCAGGAGCGCGCGGAGATCATCGAAGCGCTCGATGGCTGGAAGCGCGCCAACCTCAAGTAG
- a CDS encoding transglycosylase domain-containing protein, whose amino-acid sequence MKTVFWLFMFLVGLAGVVIPLTYLYTASKLPRLESEFDVESQLRHRIEGDRMSVLVGRMDQGGKDRERVTFSRPDFSRMPKDLVALYIRQMDCPTYFQTPREDGRAWAWRLFAGVTLGTSPPGDGACERWLAMRIAREVGIEGTLPLSVAAHRLHAFFQKDQLIAYELSILRFERGVIGVEDAARKLFGRELGELQLSELAELQLALPPYGYYQELKGCKNSGLIRQNRDMLLQDLAGYSLVSEERARNAIAQPVGCLSVK is encoded by the coding sequence GTGAAGACCGTGTTCTGGCTGTTCATGTTCCTGGTCGGCCTGGCCGGCGTGGTGATTCCGCTCACGTACCTGTACACGGCCAGCAAGCTGCCGCGTCTGGAGAGCGAGTTCGACGTCGAGAGCCAGCTGCGCCACCGCATCGAAGGGGACCGCATGAGCGTCCTGGTCGGCCGCATGGACCAGGGCGGCAAGGACCGCGAGCGGGTGACGTTCTCGCGGCCCGACTTCTCGCGGATGCCCAAGGACCTGGTGGCGCTCTACATCCGGCAGATGGACTGCCCCACCTACTTCCAGACGCCGCGCGAGGACGGGCGCGCGTGGGCGTGGCGCCTGTTCGCGGGCGTGACGCTGGGCACGTCGCCGCCGGGTGACGGCGCCTGCGAGCGCTGGCTGGCCATGCGCATCGCGCGCGAGGTGGGCATCGAAGGCACGCTGCCGCTGTCGGTGGCGGCGCACCGGCTGCACGCCTTCTTCCAGAAGGACCAGCTCATCGCCTACGAGCTGTCCATCCTGCGCTTCGAGCGGGGCGTCATCGGCGTGGAGGACGCGGCGCGCAAGCTCTTCGGCCGCGAGCTGGGGGAGCTTCAGTTGTCGGAGCTCGCGGAGCTGCAGCTCGCGCTGCCGCCCTACGGCTACTACCAGGAGCTGAAGGGCTGCAAGAACTCGGGCCTCATCCGGCAGAACCGGGACATGCTGTTGCAGGACCTGGCGGGGTACTCGCTGGTGAGCGAGGAGCGCGCGCGCAACGCCATCGCCCAGCCGGTGGGGTGCCTGTCGGTGAAGTAG
- a CDS encoding uracil-DNA glycosylase, translated as MLADGLPEDWKKVLHDAIHAPSFKELDRFVREQRREHAVFPSEADMFSAFRLTPYDDVRVLLLGQDPYHGPKQAHGLAFSVQPGVPPPPSLVNMFKELQSDVGAPKPRDGSLIPWAKQGVLLLNTVLTVRQAEPNSHAKHGWEHFTDAVIRAVSEKPDPVVFLLWGKPAQKKKALIDSKRHVVMEGTHPSPLSASKGFFGSKPFSGTNAALEARGQKPIDWRLPA; from the coding sequence ATGCTGGCGGACGGGTTGCCCGAAGACTGGAAGAAGGTGCTGCATGACGCCATCCACGCGCCGTCGTTCAAGGAGCTGGATCGCTTCGTCCGGGAGCAACGCAGGGAGCACGCCGTGTTCCCGTCGGAGGCCGACATGTTCTCCGCCTTCCGCCTCACGCCCTATGACGACGTGCGCGTGCTGCTGCTGGGCCAGGACCCCTACCACGGCCCGAAGCAGGCCCACGGCCTGGCCTTCTCCGTCCAGCCCGGCGTGCCTCCTCCGCCCTCGCTCGTGAACATGTTCAAGGAGCTCCAGAGCGACGTGGGCGCGCCGAAGCCTCGCGACGGGTCGCTCATCCCGTGGGCGAAGCAGGGCGTGCTCCTGCTCAACACCGTGCTCACCGTCCGCCAGGCCGAACCCAACAGCCACGCGAAACACGGCTGGGAGCACTTCACCGACGCCGTCATCCGCGCCGTGAGCGAGAAGCCCGACCCCGTCGTGTTCCTCCTCTGGGGCAAGCCCGCGCAGAAGAAGAAGGCGCTCATCGACTCCAAGCGGCACGTCGTCATGGAGGGCACCCATCCCTCGCCGCTGTCCGCCAGCAAGGGCTTCTTCGGCAGCAAGCCCTTCAGCGGCACCAACGCCGCGCTCGAGGCCCGGGGCCAGAAGCCCATCGACTGGCGACTCCCCGCGTAG
- a CDS encoding NAD-binding oxidoreductase gives MSDWHTATVQARAPAADGLTDLVLDIQGTALVGTHAHPGQYVRLRLPGQQPCMFAIASPPAPQGTRWEFLLKDEGALPSALLHLPPGTPVEVSRPEGPGFPLVKARGHDLLLFASGSGISAIRPVIASVHQERHAYGRVTLYFGARTPGSFAYAGELERWQADDVRVVRTVSRPGASGWQGLTGYVQAHLGEEPLEDAVAFVCGPADMVQGVMAQLRQRGVPQSAVFLNY, from the coding sequence ATGAGCGACTGGCACACCGCCACCGTCCAGGCCCGCGCCCCCGCGGCGGATGGCCTCACCGACCTGGTGCTCGACATCCAGGGCACGGCCCTCGTGGGCACCCATGCGCACCCCGGGCAGTACGTGCGCCTGCGCCTCCCTGGGCAGCAGCCCTGCATGTTCGCCATCGCCTCGCCGCCCGCCCCCCAGGGCACCCGGTGGGAGTTCCTGCTCAAGGACGAGGGGGCCCTGCCCTCCGCGCTCCTGCATCTGCCCCCGGGCACGCCCGTGGAGGTGTCGCGGCCGGAGGGCCCGGGCTTCCCCCTGGTGAAGGCGCGCGGCCACGACCTGCTGCTGTTCGCCAGCGGCTCCGGCATCTCCGCCATCCGCCCCGTCATCGCCAGCGTGCACCAGGAGCGCCACGCGTACGGCCGGGTGACGCTGTACTTCGGCGCGCGCACGCCGGGCAGCTTCGCGTACGCGGGGGAGCTGGAGCGGTGGCAGGCGGACGACGTGCGCGTGGTGCGCACCGTGAGCCGGCCCGGGGCCAGCGGCTGGCAGGGCCTCACCGGCTACGTGCAGGCCCACCTGGGCGAGGAGCCCCTGGAGGACGCCGTCGCCTTCGTGTGCGGCCCGGCGGACATGGTGCAGGGCGTGATGGCCCAGCTGCGCCAGCGCGGCGTGCCCCAGAGCGCCGTGTTCCTCAACTACTGA
- a CDS encoding CpaF family protein: MTMYTESLRAFLKPVLPYLDDESVSEIMINGPTDVWIERKGRLTKTDASFSEEGLIGAARNMAQFVGRPLTDERPRLDARLPDGSRIHVVIPPIARNGTTISIRKFFKDKLSIDSLMKFKSLTKPMARLIEAGIATKLNMLVAGGTGSGKTTLLNIVSSLIPDEERILTIEDSAELQLNQSHIVAFESRPPDKFGKGGVDMGDLLHSALRLRPDRIVVGEVRGGEAFHLMQAMNTGHGGSLATTHANTPTDTLRRIESLCLMSSVDLPMVAVRAQVASAINFVICCERLHDGSRKTIALSEVLPLTEKGEYRTQDIFVFTPVSKDEHGNILGYHAPTGIIPNFIQKARAYGFEDLDDAFFDPATYGVPPPPSFQVGEAYTLRWAPSLKHREQGLPDPAHFKEEWSRFEQLLKNAAPDGPVSGGHAAKPAGAPVQVQVPAKAALPPPAKSPAPALRPALPPRPPPGADDDKTPPPTRNPFSESDHASASEPLVQVADDLLAEEIPPRQTPPPRRPPPSPPRSVPASANNVRAAAAPPRRPPGPPPPPEDDDDEDGLGPRTELNTSEKTQIRPAPERPRR, translated from the coding sequence ATGACGATGTACACCGAGTCGCTCCGCGCCTTCCTCAAGCCCGTCCTGCCCTACCTGGACGACGAGTCGGTGTCGGAAATCATGATCAACGGCCCCACCGACGTGTGGATCGAACGCAAGGGCCGCCTGACCAAGACGGATGCCTCCTTCTCCGAGGAAGGCCTGATTGGTGCCGCGCGCAACATGGCCCAGTTCGTGGGCCGCCCGCTCACCGACGAGCGCCCCCGCCTGGACGCGCGCCTGCCCGACGGCAGCCGCATCCACGTCGTGATTCCGCCCATCGCGCGCAACGGCACCACCATCTCCATCCGCAAGTTCTTCAAGGACAAGCTGAGCATCGACTCGCTGATGAAGTTCAAGTCGCTCACCAAGCCCATGGCGCGACTCATCGAGGCGGGCATCGCCACCAAGCTCAACATGCTGGTCGCGGGCGGCACCGGCTCCGGCAAGACGACGCTGCTCAACATCGTCTCGTCCCTCATCCCGGACGAGGAGCGCATCCTCACCATCGAGGACTCCGCCGAGCTCCAGCTCAACCAGTCCCACATCGTGGCCTTCGAATCCCGCCCCCCCGACAAGTTCGGCAAGGGCGGCGTGGACATGGGTGACCTGCTGCACTCCGCGCTGCGTCTGCGCCCGGACCGCATCGTGGTCGGCGAGGTGCGAGGCGGCGAAGCCTTCCACCTCATGCAGGCCATGAACACCGGCCACGGCGGCTCGCTGGCCACCACGCACGCGAACACGCCCACGGACACGCTGCGCCGCATCGAGTCCCTGTGCCTCATGTCGTCCGTGGATCTGCCCATGGTCGCCGTGCGCGCCCAGGTGGCCAGCGCCATCAACTTCGTCATCTGCTGCGAACGTCTCCACGACGGCAGCCGGAAGACCATCGCCCTGTCGGAGGTGCTGCCCCTCACGGAGAAGGGCGAGTACCGCACGCAGGACATCTTCGTCTTCACGCCCGTCTCCAAGGACGAGCACGGCAACATCCTGGGCTACCACGCGCCCACCGGCATCATCCCCAACTTCATCCAGAAGGCGCGCGCCTACGGCTTCGAGGACCTGGACGACGCCTTCTTCGACCCCGCCACCTACGGCGTGCCGCCTCCGCCCAGCTTCCAGGTCGGCGAGGCGTACACCCTGCGATGGGCGCCCTCGCTGAAGCACCGCGAGCAGGGTCTGCCGGACCCCGCCCACTTCAAGGAGGAGTGGAGCCGCTTCGAACAGCTGCTCAAGAACGCGGCCCCGGATGGCCCCGTCTCCGGCGGGCATGCCGCCAAGCCCGCGGGCGCGCCCGTGCAGGTGCAGGTGCCCGCCAAGGCGGCCCTCCCCCCGCCCGCGAAGTCCCCCGCCCCGGCGCTGCGGCCCGCCCTGCCGCCCCGGCCGCCGCCCGGCGCGGACGACGACAAGACGCCGCCGCCCACGCGCAACCCGTTCTCGGAGTCGGACCACGCTTCAGCCTCCGAACCGCTGGTGCAGGTGGCCGACGACCTGCTCGCGGAGGAGATTCCTCCCCGGCAGACCCCGCCGCCCCGGCGTCCGCCGCCGTCCCCCCCGAGGTCCGTCCCCGCGTCCGCCAACAACGTGCGCGCGGCCGCGGCGCCCCCGCGACGTCCGCCGGGTCCGCCGCCACCTCCTGAGGATGACGACGACGAGGACGGCCTGGGCCCCAGGACGGAGCTGAACACGTCGGAGAAGACGCAGATCCGTCCGGCGCCCGAGCGTCCGCGCCGGTAG